Proteins co-encoded in one Malus sylvestris chromosome 9, drMalSylv7.2, whole genome shotgun sequence genomic window:
- the LOC126583897 gene encoding protein WVD2-like 7 — protein sequence MGESTCLMQPFSYASGIPNDAYEGNPIHALGQSVSFGRFVSESVAWDKWSTISHNRHVEEAERYSRPGSVAQKKAFFEAHYKKIAAQRAAAVLEQASANANANAAAALENAPETKSESRDRRTRISTSEVFVDEQREEKEEGKVYEPNREEECFGKYTNDYNANTEMEKFESSKVHPVDHEDRVLVENSAEVELSSRSADNNKEVNEMELTGKPQIEKPLLKQSYSSNQEASTPVKTKKTRPFISSKSSLTYHKAPKVPSSPTKSTAPSCSRKDDIITPLRKYPAAELEDKKKSTPKSIHKSIRFTPIRELSRLTSTVIRKIENSRAGASSSKTLKDCPTALRTPTKVSKNEVRQHSTTTPCSEKRRAKTPLDPSASGTKTPVSKWRSLRTDCSKILSACRNKARSPFSLAPFTLKTEERAASRKKKLEEKFNANEEQKVQAQRKLKEKEEKEIGKYRQTLCFKARPLPDFYKDRKSPKKEIQKVPVTPQSKNPITVESSTPRPPSGASIKSISQGRNNRTPTRSLISRSIKTTRENKSPNIQLG from the exons ATGGGAGAATCGACGTGTCTGATGCAGCCGTTCTCCTATGCTTCCGGCATCCCCAACGACGCATACGAG GGGAACCCGATTCATGCTCTCGGGCAGTCAGTGTCGTTCGGGAGGTTCGTGTCGGAGTCCGTAGCTTGGGATAAATGGTCGACAATCTCGCACAACCGGCATGTGGAGGAGGCCGAGAGGTACTCCCGCCCGGGTTCAGTTGCGCAGAAAAAGGCTTTCTTTGAAGCACATTACAAGAAAATCGCTGCTCAAAGAGCCGCTGCGGTGCTTGAACAAGCCAGTgccaatgccaatgccaatgcTGCTGCTGCATTGGAAAATGCCCCCGAAACCAAATCTGAAAGTCGGGATCGAAGGACGAGGATTTCAACCTCTGAAGTGTTCGTCGATGAGCAAAGGGAAGAGAAAGAGGAAGGGAAGGTCTACGAGCCAAATCGAGAAGAAGAATGCTTTGGTAAATATACCAATGACTATAATGCAAACACTGAAATGGAAAAATTTGAAAGCAGCAAGGTGCACCCTGTAGATCATGAAGACCGAGTTTTGGTGGAGAATTCAGCTGAGGTAGAACTTTCGAGCCGAAGTGCTGATAACAACAAGGAGGTAAACGAAATGGAGCTCACCGGCAAACCCCAGATCGAAAAGCCTCTGTTGAAG CAAAGTTACAGCTCGAATCAAGAAGCTTCGACACCAGTGAAAACGAAAAAAACCAGACCTTTTATTTCCTCCAAATCATCATTAACATATCATAAAGCACCCAAAGTCCCATCTTCTCCAACCAAATCCACAGCTCCTAGTTGTTCCAGAAAGGATGACATTATCACTCCATTGCGTAAATATCCGGCCGCAGAGCTGGAGGACAAGAAGAAATCAACTCCGAAATCAATTCACAAGTCGATCAGGTTTACACCCATCAGGGAACTTTCTAGGCTGACTTCAACCGTCATCAGGAAGATTGAAAACTCAAGAGCTGGTGCTAGTTCTTCCAAGACATTGAAAGATTGCCCGACTGCTCTGAGGACTCCAACTAAG GTATCTAAGAATGAGGTGCGCCAGCATTCCACCACCACCCCATGTTCAGAAAAGAGAAG GGCCAAAACACCACTTGATCCCTCAGCCAGTGGAACCAAAACTCCTGTGTCCAAATGGCGTTCACTCCGTACAGA TTGTTCAAAGATTTTGAGTGCCTGCAGAAACAAGGCGAGGTCCCCATTTTCATTGGCCCCTTTCACCTTAAAAACTGAAGAAAGAGCTGCAAGTAGAAAGAAG AAGCTCGAAGAAAAGTTTAATGCGAATGAGGAACAAAAGGTGCAGGCGCAAAGAAAACTCAAG gagaaagaagaaaaagagattgGAAAGTACCGTCAAACGCTTTGCTTCAAGGCCAGGCCACTTCCTGATTTCTACAAAGACAGAAAATCACCAAAGAAGGAGATACAGAAG GTTCCAGTTACTCCTCAGTCAAAGAATCCAATCACAGTTGAGAGCTCGACTCCTCGACCTCCTAGTGGAGCTTCAATCAAGAGCATTAGCCAAGGAAGGAATAACCGAACCCCAACTCGTTCACTCATTTCACGATCCATTAAGACTACTCGCGAGAATAAATCTCCAAATATTCAGCTTGGATAA
- the LOC126583899 gene encoding uncharacterized protein LOC126583899: MKRDGRQHGMVRTHRILPEPLNLRPATRHVNKFESPPTAGLFTKVPTKPTNHSKFTGKCGKPKCTECHIHPASKAKDKTKGNRKLKSSDVVSNHRLVTWRVVDGQPGLNSQLGLSATGLLDRLSRDYENDYDDGDDDHEINGYAVGYYDRDDDRTVENNVDDVEHHGDYEEMGFFNVDYVIDHQIEEDDGWCLVPQT; this comes from the coding sequence ATGAAGAGAGATGGTCGCCAGCATGGGATGGTCCGGACACACCGGATCCTACCGGAGCCGTTGAACCTGAGACCGGCAACCCGACACGTCAACAAGTTCGAGTCTCCGCCCACGGCCGGATTGTTCACCAAGGTGCCAACCAAGCCCAccaaccactccaagttcaccGGCAAGTGCGGCAAGCCCAAGTGCACCGAGTGTCACATTCACCCGGCTTCCAAGGCCAAGGACAAGACCAAGGGCAACCGAAAGCTCAAGTCTTCCGACGTCGTTTCCAATCATCGGTTGGTCACTTGGCGGGTCGTGGACGGGCAACCCGGCTTGAATAGTCAATTGGGTTTGTCCGCCACGGGGTTGTTGGATCGTCTCTCTAGGGATTATGAGAATGACTATGATGATGGTGACGATGATCATGAAATCAATGGTTATGCAGTTGGATATTATGATAGAGATGATGATCGGACGGTGGAAAATAATGTTGATGATGTTGAGCATCATGGTGATTACGAAGAGATGGGTTTCTTTAATGTGGATTATGTGATTGATCATCAAATCGAGGAAGATGATGGTTGGTGCTTAGTGCCACAAACGTGA